The region AAGTACCTGAGCTATAACTGCAGATCATGGGAAATGTTTTGAACAAGCATTCTTTTGTAGTTTGACTGTCTATGAATTTTGAATTGGGGAACACTTCTAGCTGAATCAAGCGAGCACAAGAGCGGGAGTCATCGGATGAAGATGAACCGGATATTTTAACTTGTCTTCACCAGTTACGATAAGGACGACGACTATGACTAGGTGGCCCCTCATTATGCAACTCCCTGATCTCTAACATCCCTGAGTATAACTGTAACAATGATCATGATGTAACCGATGAACTTCCAACTATGAGGGTGAAGTATACCGTCGATGCCTCTTGTTGAACTATATCATGAGTCTTCCACGTCATTCATGGCAAGTCGATAACCACCACCATCAACAATGATGATTCCATATGTGTTTTCGTCGATGACTACCTACACATtgacgcccccccccccctagaccTACAACATCCCTGCCTTCGGTGTGACTTGACCGCCTACTGTCAGAACGATAGTTCCTCTAATATACTCGCCATTACCGGccatggcatcgtcttccccgcttCGCGCATGGATCCAGATACGGCAGAGGGGCTTTATCCTCCACGGGTAGCCACCTCCTGTATCGTTCACCGCCAGCAAACCGATCCTACCGTGGCCGCCACATGTGGGGGTGTTCATCGAAACGCAAGATTTCATATAGTTAAACCGTATTTCCTTCTTTTGGAGTAGTTTAACGGTGTTTCCGAGGCTCATTTGAACCAAACACTCATCCACACCAATTCGGATTCCAACACCCAAACACAACTTGACGTAGACAATGTGATTCACCGGTTGACTTTTGGTGGCAAAGGTAAGCGAGGTTAACGCGATTAAACGCCACAATTAAGAAAGAAGCGTGTGTGCGCTCGGTGAGTAATTACTGGCGTTGGGTGGTCGGAAGGCGACGGGCAACCGGCGAGGTAGGCAGTGAGCCAGCAGCCCCCTCCGCTTACCCGAGCTGAGGCTTTGACCCCCAACAACCTCCTCCCCCCTCCCTCGTGCGCCTCTACTAAACCGAGCAGTCGGCAAGCCGAGGCAGCAGGGGAGGGAGATCTGACTGACGACGAGGCAGGGATGATGGAGAGCCAGCCGCTGCAGGCCGCCACGGCCGAGCCCCACGGCGCCGGAGCCGCGGACGACCAGGCCGGAGCCCCCGCCGTCGTAAGCTCCCTTCTTTCCCCTCTGCCGCCACCTCTTGCTTCGCCTGCCTGCTCGGCGCGTGGGATGGGATGGAAGAATTCAGCTTGCTCGCCCGCCGGCCTTGCCCGGGGGGCTGGATCCAGGCGGCTGGCGGTGGCCGGATCTCGCCGTGCCGGCGGGAGATCTGGCGGGCCGCCCCGCCATTTCCGGCAAGTTGGTTTCTTTTTCTTGCGAGATCTGAGGGGGCGGTCCTGGGATCTCGCCGCGTTGACCGGCGGGGGGGCTCGATCTGGCGCCTCGCCGGCAGCTCATTGCGTCTCTGGCTGCTCAGATCTGCGTCTGTTTTTGTCGGTGATGCTTACGGGTGATGCTTTTTGTCGGCGCGCGTGCAGGTTCCCGGGAAGGAGTTCACGCGGACCTGCAAGGGCCTCGTCGTCGTGCTCATCGGCGGCTACGTGCTGCTCCagctcctcccctcctccctcAACTACCTCGCCATCATCCCCGCCAAGTGCGTAAAATTCTGAATGGATTGCGTATCTGAATTTTGTTGGCTTGAAACTGTGAGCTGAATTTCATCTCTAATAGTTTGTTTTGTGTCTTCCAGGACAATTCCCTTCGTATGGACCGTCTTCACAGCCGGTTACATTGAGCAAGTCCTTCCAGGGGTGAGTTAACTAGCTAGATCTCTCGCCAATCATATTCAATTTACTACTCCATCATGGCCATGAAATGGAAACTTACAACAACTCGGCTAGCTGTGCGACTACATTCCAAATAAAGAACCATTGTATCGAAAGCATCCGTCAGTCATCACTTTCGAAAAGCACAATTCAGAACCACTTTCGAAAAGCACAATTCAGAACCACTTTGGAAAAGCACAATTCAGAACAAGATACCAGTATCTCGAAAGTTAGACTAGGCAGCCTTTGTGTGTTCTATGCGTTATGTTAAccgcttttattttattttgtttttctaggCTATTGGCAGTTCCCTTGGTCTTCTCTTCTGCGGGAAGGATATCGAACCAGTCTGGGGCCGCAAGGAGTTCTTGAAGTTCATTATCTTGATCAACTCCATCTGCGGCATCCTTGCGTTCTGCATTGCTGTCGCACTGTACTATGTCACCGGGAAAGAGAGCTTCCTGTAAGTTTTAAGCCATCAATCTTTTATTATGTAGTACCCTGCAAAAAAAAATTCTTTCATTATGTAGTGCATGTTGCTTATTTCCATTTAGAATACATAGACATAGCGGCTCCATTTGTGCGCTTATTACCCTTCTATTGGATAATTTTTCTTTTATGTACTTGGATCACTGCGGTACTATGATTGTTTGGGCTTACATACTATTGTCTCTGAAAATGGCGTGACGCTGCTGGCTCAAATATTGCACATTACAACCACCAGCTAGCTAACCTTGCTATCTCATGCTGTGCAGTGTAACGCCACTTTCTGGCTTCCATGGCGCCCTTGCCGGCTTTCTGGTTGGCCTGAAGCAGCTCCTGCCAAACCTTGAGCTCCCCATGTGCTTTTTCTGGAAAATTAAGGCCAAGGTACATTGATAGACTACTAGTACAGTACAATTTCTATGGCTGTAATTGTATTGTTTCATACTTCTTCCGCCGACAAGTTATAAGTTTGTTAATGTGGAGTTCTCTGTCTCTTTGTgccttccttgctgctgctgcaGTGGATGCCATTCTTTGTCATGTGCTTCTCAACTATCATGGCCTTCATTGTGCCGGATTCAATCAACTTCCTGCCGACTTTGTTGTCTGGGATGTACGTCAGCTGGCTTTACCTGAGATACTTCCAGAAGAACCCACTGACAGGGCTTAAGGGCGACCCAAGCGATGACTTCTCCTTCCCCAGCTTGTTCCCAGATGCCATGCGGTAATTTCGAAttccattatactccctccgtcccaaaataaggggGACAGACGGAGTACTACACTAGCAAAGTCTGTCCCATTGACCACCCAGCTTCTCAACTAATTAATCTTTACTGTGTGTGATTCTTGCAGGCCAGTCACAGACCCAGTTGCTAATCTGTTCGACCGGATGTTGTGTGCGAGGTCCAAGCCTTCGGAAATTGCCCTCCCAGTCACCGATCCTACTAAGGCATCGAGAAGAAGGTACAGTTCACACGCAAAACACAGTACACATGAGTCCACAAAATGCTAGTACAGCGAAGCTGAAAACTCGAAATCATGAGTTCTCGGGAAACATTTTATCGTTCCAAAGCTCACCAGCTCAACTCTCACCATTGCAGGGAGCGCGGCGAGAGGGTTCTCGAGGAAAGGATGGCCGCGGATCATCACGCGGCTGACGCCGAAGCCCCAGCTCACTCCGCGGAAGACTAAGAATCCCCCCCTGTGCTACGTCGTCGTAGTGGCCACGGTCGCATGCCTCCGTGCTTTGTAACTCCTCGGATTTGTGTTCCGGGGAGCATATTCATTTTTACAGTGGACCGATGATATGATATTACTTTACTGCCCCTTTTTCTGTTCCCTTGTTTTGAGAATATAGGTTGGTTAAATTGTGTTGTAGTTCCTGATTACAGtgagaaaagaagaaaaagggtggcATCCCCTTGCCCCAGATGTTGTAATGTAGAAAGAGAATGACTTGTCAGTAACAATGTGAAGTATTTTTTTTCAAGTGAACTGTGATTTCAGTCAAACAATAATAGCTTGGATGGACATgcagtaaactactccctccgttcctaaatgtaagtctttgtagagattccactatgaaccatatacggatgtatatagatgcatattAAGAGTAGATTTATTCATTttcctccgtatgtagtccacctagtggaatctctacaaagacttatatttaggaacggagggagtagatgtgttTGTGATCCTGCCCAAAGTATTCGGATCAAATTGGTCTATACAATCAATTATCCTTGCGAATTTATGTGTGATCTGACCTGAAGGCATAGAGATAAGATTAGAAAGTAGTAATGCAGATTATGAAGAAGAGTATATACTAAATCCATAACTACAGCCACATTAAAACGCCACAAATTTTATGCAGATCGATTTTTATGACTTATATTCTGCTCATAGTATCAAAAGCtgatttttttttgaggggtaaaaAGTATCAAAAGCTGATGGTCAAAGGAAAAAAAATGCAGCTGAGCCCACGAATGAATAATAGTCCATCGCAGTGCTGAACATTTCCAATTTTTAAACTAAAATGTCCGAGTTTTTTGTGTGCTTGTAAATTAATGTGGAAAAGTATGAGTATTGCGCACGACCTAGAAAACAGGTTAGTGCTTAAAACTTTGATATTCAGGAGCCACAAAAAATTGTAATTCTTTTCAAGGTACAAAAATGTTCTTTGCTCGAATTAAAATTCAAAAGCACGTGGACAACGAGCACATGTTATATGAGTGATCTTTTTGTGACTTTTTTTTCTCATTTTAATTTTCTTTATGAGTTTTGTTGTTCATTTTGATTCCTAGGGCTATTTTGCCGGACAGGAACTACGGTCCCTGGCTTTATATACACCCTGTATGAAGAAAAAAAATACTATtaattaaataaaaaaataaaaaaatgaaaatataTTTGAAATAAACTTGGCCTTCTCTTGTACTTGTAAAAACCCGTTGAGTTtagtgcaaaaaacaaaaaaaagtctgCCAAAATAGTATGCATAGTGACTTGTAATAGCAGCACTTTTTGGTTTTTCCTGAGGTCAACAGCGATTTTTAATCATgaaaatttatatactagtgcaaaagaAAGTCAGGTTTGTTCTAAAAACACTTCTAAAGTGGTTTGATTTCTTCTTAAACTTTCTCCCCATGCCAGGCATATATACACATAGGAACCAAAGGACAATTCCCCCGTCCCGCCACTCTATAAAGCTGAAAGAGGGGAGATAACAATGGTTTGGCGTACAAAAGATAGTGCAACATCCAAATCATGCACGTTTTCATGTTGATACACGACGATGAAAAGAGCAGAATGCAACATTTTAAAAGCCGATTGAATGAAGGCGGGAAATGTTAACTAGTAGTAAAGAAGAGCTCAACAATGATGACTTTGGCCTCTGTTAGTTAGCGTATATAAAGTATACCAGGTGTCGCCTCTAGCGGAAAAAACACAATTAGAGCGGGTAAGTCATGCCGAGGTCAATGTGAGGGGGGTAGTTTTAGAAGCGAAGTCACACACTACTTTTGACCCTGGCACGAAGTGGGTTGTTATTATTCTCGATAAAGGACATCGAGCCATGCCATTGATGGTCTTGATGGGGGCGTGCTGGCGCTCGTATGCTGAATTGCGTTGTTTATCTTTGAAAATACCTAAATTGTAAAGACGGTCACTAAGCTGTTTGACATTTCGTATGAACTGTCTTGCAAATTATTCCAAAAATTCAAACAATTAAGATAAAAAGGTGCTAGAATTTCTTTTTTATAGATGAGAAAAAATAATTGTTTTGGATGAGACGGACCATCTGTCATAGTTGGACTCAAGGCCTAGGCGAGTAGACATCTACTGACCTGTGGGCCCGAGGCGTCGGGTGTTAGGGTTTCCTCGTCCTCCTCTCTCTGTCGCCTCCCAATCCCAatcccctcctctctccctcccccaCTCCGGCGGCGGCGCACCCTAGCGAGCGCGGAAGAGAGAAGGAAGCGAATCCGACGACCATGGCGACGATCGTCAACACCACGGAGGAGGAGCCGACGCTGGCGGTGGTGCGCTCCACGGCGCAGCTCGCCTGGGCCGACGCGGGCGCCGAGGTCGCCGACCCGGAGGTGGCCCGCCTCTGCGCCGAGGCGCAGCAGCACGCCCTCGCCGGCCGCTGGCTCGACATGGCCTCCCTCATGCTCGCCAacgccgacctcctcctcctcgcccccaCCGCCCCCGACAAAGGTCAGTCAGTCCGCCTCCGTCCGCTCCTCGCCGACTCGCGCCTTGCTTTACCCCGCGTCGCTCTGTGCAGCCGCAGATCTCGAGTGCGTCCTCACCGTCATCTGCAACCTCGTCACCAAGGCCGAGTCCGAGGACGAGGCCCTCGAGATCGCCAGGCTCATCTGCGCCAAGCTCGCCCACCAGCCCGGCGACAAGCCCACGCTGCGCATCAAAGTGTAagaggcgccggcgccggcgaccctCTCACCATCCCTGCCTCCCTGCATCGGATTGCCATATAAGTTTCCTGACGATGCCGATGTATTGATACGTGCAGCCTGTTCAGCCTGTACAACCTGCTCCCGAGCCTCTCCGGCAAGGCCTTGGTGTACAGGAAGGCgctcgagctcgccgccgccgggaAGGCCGCCGACTGCGTCGTCCCCACCTTCAAGAACATCGACGCCTTTGTCGCCTACTGGGGCATCGGCAAGCCGGAGCAGAGGGACCTGTTCCTCGCCGTCACCAGGATTCTCAAGGACCACAAGGGGTGCGGCACGCGTCGCCCTCTGCTTCCAAGTTCCTTGCATTTTTTTTAGCCACTGTATATAAGTAACATGGCAAGATTGTTGTATACTGATGCGATCTgttcttgttatgatgatgattGTCAGCATGACCAAGGAGTACTTCAAGTTTCTCAACAAGTACCTGGCCACGTTCGATGGGTCGGCTGATGATGCTGATGCAATCGGTGCGGCAAAGGAAGAAGCTGCTGCAGCAATCATTGAGTTCGTCAAGTCATCTGATCTCTATCAGGTACTTTCATCCTTCGGTTCACATCTCTGCCTTAGATCTTGTGTTTGGACGGAAAAAATCTAGTGGGAGACATAATGCACGCTTATGAGTTTGATTCTCTGTGAGTGATGTATCGCTTTCTCCGTACCAGAACATGATATAACATCCTATTCTCCAATCATGTCACCAAATGTGAATTTGGTCATAACAGTCAAATATCACTATATATTAGATATAAGACTATAGCTATCTGCTCGCACAAGCCTGCAAATGTTAATCTTGTCTACCTTAAATATTTCTGGTTACTACCGGACCGTGCCAACATCGTGACAAGATATCCCTTACAACCTTTCTTCTTTTGGTTTGATGGATTACTGCTTCCACAAACTTGTGCCGCTATGCACTGCATTGCCCAATTCCTCTGCTACTGCTTTGTATGGCGTTGTGCCTTGTATGCCAACAGTAGGTTCTGAAATTCTTGAGGGATTTATTTAGCAAGTTTTAACCTTGCAAACTATACATGTGGTTTAATGCCAGTTAAAAACCTAGCACTGGCTGCTTACTTTATATACTGTATTGATGGAAATATACTTATTGCAGTGTGACCTGCTCGATATGCCAGCTGTTGCACAGCTCGAGAAAGATGAGAAGTATCAGCCAGTTTACGAGCTACTGAAGATATTCCTTACTCAGAGGCTCGATTCCTATTTAGCGTTTCAGACTGCTAACTCTAGCTTGCTGCAAGGATATGGTATGTTCTGGTGAACCAATGCTAGCAATTCTACATTGCTTCAACTTTTTGATATCTAATGGTGGGACCATTTGCAGGACTGGTTCATGAGGAGTGCATAACCAAAATGCGCCTGATGTCCCTGCTTGATCTGAGCGGCCATTGTTCTGGGGAAATTCCTTACTCTGCAATTACAAAAGCCCTTGAGGTAATCGGCTTACCTCGCCTTCCTATTGTTCACTTGATTTAATATTATATTgacttttttaattctttttgttaGATCAATGATGATGAGGTGGAATATTGGATCGTGAAAGCAATTTCGTCCAAGATTCTGGACTGCAAAGTTGACCAGCTTAATCAACTGGTCATTGTCAGGTATTTCATGTCCACAAGACTTTCTTGGTCCATGTTACAGTGTTACGCTTTCCTTTTTGGTTAATACTTGGTCTGGTATGTAATTTCAGCCGGCATACTGCGAGGGTCTTCGGGATGCCACAATGGCAGAGTCTACGTTCAAAGCTTGGAGTGTGGAGGGTAAGCCTCTTCCTCGTCTTGAATTTCACTGTCGCAAACTAGTTCAGTAAGAAATGCATAGCTCTCCCGTTTCTTGATGAATGTCAGATGTAACTCCTACAGTGACCTAGAGAAGAACTTTTAGCTAGGTGCTTACCTAGCAACTAATACAATTTCCTCTTAAAATTCTGCTACAGGGAAACATTGCAAGTGCTATCAACACAATCCAAGCTAACAAGGTGACTGAAGATGGCGGGCAGGGGATGCAAGGATTGATGATCCGCTGATCGCAGGGAGACCCTAAATTGAGATTATAGCCTGAGAGATTAGACGA is a window of Triticum dicoccoides isolate Atlit2015 ecotype Zavitan chromosome 2B, WEW_v2.0, whole genome shotgun sequence DNA encoding:
- the LOC119361894 gene encoding rhomboid-like protein 19 — translated: MMESQPLQAATAEPHGAGAADDQAGAPAVVPGKEFTRTCKGLVVVLIGGYVLLQLLPSSLNYLAIIPAKTIPFVWTVFTAGYIEQVLPGAIGSSLGLLFCGKDIEPVWGRKEFLKFIILINSICGILAFCIAVALYYVTGKESFLVTPLSGFHGALAGFLVGLKQLLPNLELPMCFFWKIKAKWMPFFVMCFSTIMAFIVPDSINFLPTLLSGMYVSWLYLRYFQKNPLTGLKGDPSDDFSFPSLFPDAMRPVTDPVANLFDRMLCARSKPSEIALPVTDPTKASRRRERGERVLEERMAADHHAADAEAPAHSAED
- the LOC119361895 gene encoding eukaryotic translation initiation factor 3 subunit M-like, which gives rise to MATIVNTTEEEPTLAVVRSTAQLAWADAGAEVADPEVARLCAEAQQHALAGRWLDMASLMLANADLLLLAPTAPDKAADLECVLTVICNLVTKAESEDEALEIARLICAKLAHQPGDKPTLRIKVLFSLYNLLPSLSGKALVYRKALELAAAGKAADCVVPTFKNIDAFVAYWGIGKPEQRDLFLAVTRILKDHKGMTKEYFKFLNKYLATFDGSADDADAIGAAKEEAAAAIIEFVKSSDLYQCDLLDMPAVAQLEKDEKYQPVYELLKIFLTQRLDSYLAFQTANSSLLQGYGLVHEECITKMRLMSLLDLSGHCSGEIPYSAITKALEINDDEVEYWIVKAISSKILDCKVDQLNQLVIVSRHTARVFGMPQWQSLRSKLGVWRGNIASAINTIQANKVTEDGGQGMQGLMIR